A region of Paenibacillus sp. 37 DNA encodes the following proteins:
- a CDS encoding Imm26 family immunity protein has protein sequence MKNTKRKRIKLGDLYAIPLSNGNYAFGRRFKDASIAIYNCIGSTMEDTPQQEDYQFIVGIYDDALKSGDWPVVENRPFEDEEEA, from the coding sequence ATGAAAAATACAAAACGTAAACGCATCAAATTGGGAGATCTATATGCCATACCTCTGTCTAATGGTAATTATGCATTTGGAAGAAGATTTAAAGATGCAAGTATAGCCATTTATAATTGCATTGGTAGCACCATGGAGGATACACCACAGCAAGAGGATTATCAATTTATTGTCGGGATATATGATGATGCCTTAAAATCAGGTGATTGGCCTGTCGTAGAAAACCGACCTTTTGAAGATGAAGAAGAGGCTTGA
- a CDS encoding glycoside hydrolase family 43 protein: MNMTKKMITNPILPGFHPDPSICRAGEDYYIATSTFEWFPGVRIHHSRDLVHWRPITSPLTRATQLNMEGNINSGGVWAPCLSYENGVFYLIYTDVKSRVGAFKDTHNYLVTATDIEGPWSEPVFLNSSGFDPSLFHDEDGRKWLVNMIWDHRKGKNRFAGIVLQEYSVREQKLVGPAKNIFKGTALGLTEAPHLYKHKDYYYLITAEGGTGYEHAVTVARSRTLQGPYEVDPANPILTSYGRTDLSLQKAGHGSLVETHTGEWYMAHLVGRPIHQKYCILGRETALQKCTWSEDGWLKLASGNRYPEVQVIAPNITAHPFEPIAEMDHFDQFELRNDWNTLRIPPDPTWLSLMERPGYLRLHGMESMSSTHRQSMIARRLQTFECEAETALEFAPDHPRQMAGLILYYDTKDYLYLRVTYHEEKGLCLGIIQSKYGVYDELLEDIPLESVNTLRLKVVVDHDRARFYYALNSDSSWNHAGEWVDITHLSDESPEYIRFTGAYIGLCVQDLGGTRKHADFDYFVYRETKHELNALGHIDSADGVSGELSRN; encoded by the coding sequence ATGAACATGACCAAGAAAATGATCACCAATCCCATCCTCCCCGGATTTCATCCAGATCCGTCCATATGCCGGGCGGGAGAAGATTATTATATTGCCACATCCACCTTCGAATGGTTCCCCGGTGTACGCATACACCATTCGCGAGATCTGGTTCATTGGCGACCAATCACTTCACCGCTGACTCGTGCAACGCAGTTGAACATGGAGGGCAACATTAACTCCGGAGGTGTATGGGCACCATGTCTTAGTTACGAGAACGGTGTGTTTTACCTGATCTACACCGATGTCAAAAGCCGGGTAGGTGCCTTTAAAGACACTCACAATTACCTTGTGACTGCAACCGATATTGAAGGACCTTGGTCCGAACCGGTATTTCTCAACAGTAGCGGTTTTGATCCTTCCTTGTTTCATGATGAGGACGGACGCAAGTGGCTGGTCAATATGATATGGGATCACCGCAAGGGCAAAAACCGGTTTGCAGGCATCGTTCTGCAGGAGTATTCGGTTCGGGAACAAAAGCTGGTCGGGCCAGCCAAGAACATTTTTAAAGGAACCGCTTTAGGATTAACCGAAGCACCTCATCTGTATAAACACAAGGACTATTATTATCTCATTACAGCTGAAGGGGGAACGGGGTATGAGCATGCGGTTACAGTAGCACGTTCCCGTACACTACAAGGCCCTTACGAGGTTGATCCTGCCAATCCGATCCTTACTTCATATGGCAGAACGGATTTGTCTCTGCAGAAGGCAGGCCACGGCAGCCTTGTTGAAACACATACCGGCGAATGGTACATGGCTCATCTGGTCGGACGACCAATTCATCAAAAGTATTGCATTCTTGGACGTGAGACCGCACTTCAGAAGTGTACGTGGAGCGAGGACGGCTGGCTGAAGCTTGCGAGCGGTAACCGGTATCCCGAGGTCCAGGTCATTGCACCAAATATTACGGCACATCCGTTTGAACCGATAGCGGAAATGGATCACTTTGATCAATTCGAGCTTCGGAATGACTGGAATACTCTTCGCATTCCACCCGACCCGACTTGGCTCAGCTTAATGGAACGTCCCGGTTACTTGCGCTTGCACGGTATGGAGTCGATGAGTTCAACGCATAGGCAAAGCATGATCGCGCGAAGATTGCAAACGTTTGAGTGTGAAGCCGAAACAGCTCTGGAATTTGCGCCGGACCATCCACGGCAAATGGCAGGATTGATTTTGTACTACGATACCAAGGACTATCTCTATTTACGAGTAACTTATCATGAAGAGAAGGGGCTGTGCTTGGGAATTATTCAGTCCAAGTACGGGGTTTACGACGAACTGTTGGAGGATATTCCGCTAGAGTCTGTGAATACGCTCCGCTTAAAAGTAGTGGTTGATCATGATCGCGCCCGCTTTTACTATGCGTTAAATAGTGATTCATCCTGGAATCATGCAGGCGAGTGGGTTGATATCACACATCTGTCCGATGAATCTCCGGAATATATTCGGTTTACGGGAGCCTACATTGGACTTTGTGTGCAGGACCTCGGCGGAACACGAAAACATGCCGATTTTGATTACTTTGTGTATAGAGAAACAAAGCATGAATTGAATGCATTAGGCCATATAGATTCTGCGGATGGTGTGTCTGGAGAGTTATCTAGAAATTAG
- the gucD gene encoding alpha-ketoglutaric semialdehyde dehydrogenase GucD: MTTFQVEQTYSNYINGEWVKATSGETEPSINPANRKEVVGYVPTSGIEDLNRAVSAAKEAAKDWRRLSGAERGNYLFQAANVLERRADEVAEAMTREMGKTLPEAKGETLRGVAILRYYAGEGMRKTGDVIPSTDSEALMFTTRVPLGVVGVIAPWNFPVAIPIWKTAPALIYGNTVVLKPAQETAVTAAKVMECFEEAGIPAGVLNLVCGRGSVIGSALAEHPDVGGITFTGSNEVGKRVGAAALARGAKYQLEMGGKNPIIIAADADLDLAVEATISGGLKSTGQKCTATSKVIIERNVYDAFKEKLLSQIQEIRLGDGMSSGSWMGPCASEGQLNTVLSYIQKGQDEGAVLLAGGKRGDGPGLEEGFYVQPTVFEGVESHMSIAREEIFGPVLALIAVDSLEEAIEAANDSDYGLSASIYTQNVGAMLSFIRDMDAGLVRINAETAGVELQAPFGGMKMSSSHSREQGQVAIEFFTAIKTVFVKS; encoded by the coding sequence ATGACCACATTTCAGGTAGAGCAGACATACAGCAATTATATTAACGGAGAATGGGTGAAGGCTACATCCGGTGAAACCGAACCAAGCATCAACCCTGCGAATCGGAAGGAGGTAGTTGGCTATGTACCCACCTCAGGCATAGAGGATCTGAATCGGGCTGTTTCAGCCGCGAAGGAAGCAGCAAAAGATTGGCGGAGGTTATCAGGCGCGGAACGCGGAAACTATCTATTTCAAGCAGCCAATGTGCTGGAACGCCGGGCCGATGAAGTTGCAGAGGCGATGACCAGGGAAATGGGCAAAACACTCCCCGAAGCCAAAGGAGAGACACTGCGCGGTGTCGCGATATTAAGGTATTACGCTGGAGAAGGCATGCGAAAAACCGGTGATGTCATTCCATCAACGGATAGCGAAGCGCTGATGTTTACGACCCGCGTACCCCTTGGCGTTGTAGGGGTTATTGCTCCTTGGAATTTCCCAGTAGCCATTCCGATTTGGAAAACGGCTCCGGCCTTGATTTACGGCAATACGGTTGTGTTGAAGCCTGCTCAGGAAACTGCGGTCACAGCGGCTAAAGTCATGGAATGTTTTGAAGAGGCGGGCATCCCGGCAGGCGTTCTTAATCTGGTATGCGGCAGAGGCTCAGTGATCGGATCTGCACTTGCCGAGCATCCGGATGTGGGGGGAATAACGTTCACGGGTTCCAATGAAGTGGGGAAACGGGTCGGCGCTGCAGCGCTGGCACGTGGGGCCAAGTATCAACTTGAGATGGGTGGCAAAAACCCAATCATCATTGCGGCTGACGCTGACCTGGATTTGGCTGTGGAAGCCACCATCAGCGGTGGGTTGAAATCGACCGGGCAAAAATGTACGGCCACCAGCAAGGTCATTATTGAACGAAACGTATACGATGCTTTCAAAGAAAAGCTGCTCTCGCAAATCCAGGAAATCCGGTTGGGTGACGGCATGTCTTCTGGAAGCTGGATGGGTCCATGTGCAAGTGAAGGACAGCTCAATACCGTGTTGAGTTATATTCAAAAAGGCCAGGATGAAGGTGCCGTTCTGCTCGCTGGCGGAAAAAGAGGGGACGGTCCTGGACTGGAAGAGGGATTCTATGTGCAGCCGACCGTATTTGAAGGGGTCGAATCCCATATGTCCATCGCTCGGGAAGAAATCTTTGGCCCGGTTCTGGCCTTGATTGCAGTAGATTCCCTGGAGGAAGCGATTGAAGCGGCGAATGACAGCGACTACGGCTTAAGTGCTTCCATCTATACTCAGAACGTAGGGGCGATGCTGTCCTTCATCCGGGACATGGATGCAGGACTCGTCAGAATTAATGCAGAAACGGCCGGCGTAGAGCTGCAGGCTCCGTTCGGCGGAATGAAGATGTCAAGTTCGCATTCAAGAGAACAGGGGCAAGTGGCTATCGAATTTTTCACGGCCATCAAAACGGTCTTCGTGAAGTCATAA
- a CDS encoding family 43 glycosylhydrolase, with protein MNKQGFNPYLPSWEYVPDSEPFVFNERVYVYGSHDRFNGHAFCLNDYVCWSAPVNDLGDWRNEGVIYRKTDDPLNPNGHMCLYAPDVTVGPDGRYYLYYVLDKVPVVSVAVCDTPAGKYEFYGYVQYGDGTRLGEREGDEPQFDPGVMTEGQHTYLYTGFCAAGDQSRHGAMATMLGPDMLTIVEEPVFVAPSEPYSKGSGYEGHEFFEAPSIRKRGDTYYLVYSSIVMHELCYATSLFPNRGFTYQGVIISNCDLHINSYKPADKPMYYGGNNHGSIVEINGDWYVFYHRHTNGDAFNRQGCIEKISFEEDGSIPQVEMTSCGPSGRPLEGKGEYPAYLACNLLTRDDQKYTGGFGAGAWLDSRFPKITQDGRDGDEEIGYIANMVESATAGFKYFDCKGIRQVSIKVRGYCHGAFEVKTAWDGPVLGTIPVHFTNHWKPYSAEITIPDGIQALYFTYRGSGSASLASFILA; from the coding sequence ATGAACAAGCAGGGTTTCAACCCATATCTTCCATCCTGGGAGTACGTACCTGATAGTGAGCCTTTTGTATTCAATGAAAGAGTGTATGTGTATGGTTCACATGACCGTTTTAACGGACATGCCTTCTGTCTGAACGATTATGTATGCTGGTCTGCACCCGTGAATGACCTTGGGGATTGGAGAAATGAAGGCGTGATCTACCGGAAAACAGATGATCCGCTGAATCCGAATGGCCATATGTGCCTGTATGCGCCAGATGTAACAGTGGGTCCCGATGGGCGGTATTATCTGTATTATGTGCTGGATAAGGTACCCGTTGTTTCGGTGGCTGTATGTGATACACCTGCCGGCAAATATGAATTCTATGGTTATGTACAATATGGCGACGGCACTCGTCTAGGTGAAAGAGAAGGGGATGAGCCCCAGTTCGATCCAGGTGTGATGACTGAAGGACAGCACACTTATCTGTATACCGGCTTCTGTGCGGCCGGAGATCAATCAAGACATGGCGCGATGGCCACGATGTTAGGTCCGGATATGCTGACGATTGTGGAAGAACCGGTATTCGTAGCACCGAGCGAACCTTATAGTAAGGGCAGTGGTTATGAGGGCCATGAATTTTTTGAAGCGCCCTCCATCCGGAAGAGAGGGGATACCTACTACCTGGTGTATTCCTCCATCGTTATGCATGAATTATGTTATGCCACCAGCCTATTCCCAAATAGAGGATTTACATATCAGGGCGTCATCATAAGCAACTGTGATCTCCATATCAACTCCTACAAACCTGCTGACAAACCCATGTATTATGGAGGCAATAACCATGGCAGCATTGTGGAGATTAACGGAGACTGGTATGTCTTCTATCACCGTCATACCAATGGGGACGCATTCAACCGCCAGGGTTGTATTGAGAAGATATCTTTTGAAGAGGACGGCAGCATTCCTCAGGTGGAAATGACCTCCTGTGGTCCGAGTGGTAGACCGCTTGAAGGAAAAGGCGAGTACCCCGCATATCTTGCATGTAATCTTTTGACCAGAGATGATCAGAAGTACACTGGAGGTTTCGGGGCAGGCGCCTGGCTGGACAGCCGATTTCCGAAGATAACCCAGGATGGTAGAGATGGTGATGAAGAGATCGGTTATATTGCCAACATGGTTGAATCCGCAACGGCAGGGTTTAAGTATTTTGATTGCAAAGGAATTCGCCAGGTCTCGATCAAGGTACGGGGATATTGTCACGGGGCATTTGAGGTCAAAACCGCATGGGACGGTCCTGTCCTGGGTACAATCCCGGTACATTTCACAAATCATTGGAAACCCTATTCAGCCGAGATAACGATACCGGATGGTATACAGGCTTTGTATTTTACGTACAGAGGTTCAGGAAGTGCCAGCCTTGCATCATTTATTTTAGCGTAA
- a CDS encoding immunity 53 family protein produces MDTLNWIQSWYYENCDGDWEHSYGMRIDTVDNPGWSVEIDLTDTYLEDVPFDSIEEERNEEDWFYCIVRDGVFHSAGGAKNLEEMLNCFKNWASSLDRS; encoded by the coding sequence ATGGATACTCTCAACTGGATTCAAAGCTGGTATTATGAAAACTGTGACGGTGATTGGGAACATTCATACGGTATGCGAATTGATACGGTGGATAATCCTGGTTGGTCTGTCGAAATCGACTTGACGGATACATATTTAGAAGATGTACCATTTGATTCGATTGAAGAAGAGAGAAATGAAGAAGATTGGTTCTACTGTATCGTAAGAGATGGCGTGTTTCATAGTGCAGGGGGAGCAAAAAATTTGGAAGAGATGCTTAATTGCTTTAAAAATTGGGCTTCAAGTTTGGATAGAAGTTAA
- a CDS encoding LysR family transcriptional regulator — translation MIDALEGRFFQAFIALLEEKSFSRAADRLGYVQSTVTTHIQQLERIIGQKLFHRYPRGVELTEAGHAFSKYAYQYVHLVECLSERMKELDQPSGTIRIRTQESFFLTRMLPFVQEYTKNAPAVNLRIEQGTYQDILKGVLDYELDFGIVPQNPNRQDILFYPLLDETIVFAASEDIARKVRDSGGQILQDQQFISNGTSCLYHTSAVDVLKNIGIRVKDALELPSLEMIKQYVSCGKGFALIPEIAIQNELKKGTLQILPFDSKMSFIHGLIVHKNRELNFTAKQFQSELLSSFVSD, via the coding sequence GTGATTGATGCATTAGAAGGACGTTTCTTCCAAGCGTTTATTGCCTTATTGGAGGAAAAAAGTTTCAGTCGGGCTGCAGACCGTTTGGGTTATGTTCAATCTACGGTAACCACTCATATCCAGCAGTTAGAAAGAATTATCGGACAAAAATTGTTTCATCGATATCCGCGAGGAGTAGAACTCACGGAGGCAGGGCACGCATTTTCCAAATATGCTTATCAGTATGTTCATCTCGTCGAATGCCTTTCAGAACGCATGAAGGAGCTCGATCAGCCAAGCGGAACCATCCGTATCAGAACACAAGAATCTTTTTTTCTTACTCGGATGCTGCCCTTTGTCCAGGAATACACCAAAAATGCTCCAGCTGTGAATCTGCGTATAGAACAGGGAACGTATCAAGATATCCTGAAAGGTGTGCTGGACTATGAGCTGGATTTTGGTATTGTTCCTCAGAATCCGAATCGTCAGGATATTCTTTTTTACCCTCTATTAGACGAGACGATCGTGTTTGCAGCATCTGAGGATATTGCTCGGAAAGTGCGCGATTCGGGAGGCCAGATTCTACAGGACCAACAGTTTATCAGTAACGGCACATCATGCTTGTATCATACGTCTGCCGTAGATGTTTTGAAAAATATCGGGATTCGGGTAAAAGATGCGCTGGAACTGCCGAGTTTGGAAATGATAAAACAATATGTAAGCTGTGGAAAAGGTTTTGCTCTAATTCCTGAAATAGCGATTCAAAATGAATTAAAGAAAGGTACACTACAAATTCTTCCCTTTGACTCTAAAATGAGTTTTATACATGGTCTAATCGTACACAAAAATCGTGAGCTTAATTTCACAGCAAAACAATTTCAATCTGAGCTCTTGTCTTCATTCGTATCAGACTGA
- a CDS encoding alpha/beta fold hydrolase, with the protein MKISYQRQKVGEVDVFYREAGPKDGPIMLLLHGFPSSSHMFRDLIPKLAVHYRVIAPDLAGFGQTKTPPRSQFNFTFENLFQVIEGFTQALSLNKYVLYVFDYGAPVGYRLAVAHPEKVQAIISQNGNAYMEGFSDAWGAWETYWQLPTPENREACRDSLSPETIRDFQYLHGADASLVSPDGYTLDIAYMSRLEAEEIQLDLILDYRTNVDRYPDFQAYFRKYQPALLAVWGKNDPAFLPAGAKAYKRDIPSAQIHLLDTGHFALETHADEISELIQQFLAPLSAY; encoded by the coding sequence ATGAAGATTAGTTATCAGCGGCAAAAAGTTGGAGAGGTCGATGTTTTTTATCGTGAAGCGGGTCCCAAGGATGGTCCAATTATGTTGTTATTACATGGGTTCCCCTCTTCGAGTCATATGTTTCGCGACCTGATTCCCAAACTGGCAGTACATTACCGTGTCATTGCCCCGGATCTCGCTGGATTTGGTCAAACAAAAACGCCGCCCCGCAGTCAATTCAACTTCACATTTGAGAACCTGTTCCAGGTGATTGAAGGTTTTACTCAAGCCCTATCTCTCAATAAGTATGTACTATATGTATTTGATTACGGTGCACCTGTAGGGTATAGATTGGCCGTTGCTCATCCGGAAAAGGTTCAAGCTATCATTAGTCAGAATGGGAATGCATATATGGAGGGATTTAGTGACGCATGGGGAGCCTGGGAGACGTACTGGCAGTTACCGACACCGGAGAACCGTGAAGCATGTCGTGATTCCTTGAGCCCTGAAACCATTCGTGATTTTCAGTATCTGCACGGTGCCGATGCCAGCCTGGTTTCACCTGACGGGTATACACTGGATATCGCGTACATGTCACGACTGGAAGCGGAAGAAATTCAACTGGACCTGATTCTGGATTATCGGACCAATGTGGATCGTTATCCGGACTTTCAGGCATATTTTCGTAAGTATCAACCTGCACTTTTAGCTGTATGGGGCAAAAATGATCCTGCCTTCCTCCCTGCTGGTGCAAAGGCATACAAGCGTGATATTCCATCGGCGCAAATCCATTTGCTGGATACGGGACATTTTGCTCTCGAAACACATGCTGATGAGATTAGTGAGCTCATTCAGCAGTTTTTGGCACCCCTCTCCGCCTATTAG
- a CDS encoding YjhG/YagF family D-xylonate dehydratase, producing the protein MYEQITSIMGETASNCFDIIAHAPGAAGRLPLTDDLLRNAPSGDLFGMSQNVGMGWKPGELNGKQFLILSTQGGIRNEDGSPAALGYHTGHWEVGLLMKAAAEELSSRGGIPFAGYVSDPCDGRSQGTTGMFDSLPYRNDAAMVFRRLIRSLPTRKGVLGVATCDKGLPAMMLALAGMPQLPGVIVPGGVTLPPTDGEDAGKIQTIGARYVNGELSLEMASDLGCRACATPGGGCQFLGTAATAQVVAEALGMTVPHAALAPSGQPIWFEMARQSSRALIHMESQGMRMADIVTDASIRNAMTVHAAFGGSTNLLLHIPAIAHAAGLTVPTVQDWIQVNKNVPRLVSALPNGPIFYPTIRVFQAGGVPEVMLHLRQLGLLDESVPTVTGTSLGQVLDWWESSERRHLMRKQLKEQDGIDPDSVIMSVDHAQRLGISSTVTFPTGNIAPEGSVIKSTSIDPAVLDENGVYRHRGRAKVFTTEREAIHAIKTGGILAGDVVVLLGRGPSGTGMEETYQLTSALKHLPFGKYVSLITDARFSGVSTGACIGHVGPEALAGGPIGKLRNGDLIDIAVDRNTLEGSINFIGEGEIEVSPEEGAVILAQRTFHPDMRPDEALPDDTKLWAALQSVSGGTWRGNVYDVERIITALEAGKKALGWY; encoded by the coding sequence ATGTACGAACAGATTACGTCGATTATGGGAGAGACCGCATCCAACTGCTTTGATATCATAGCCCATGCTCCAGGGGCTGCCGGACGTCTTCCTTTAACGGATGATTTGCTGCGGAATGCTCCAAGCGGCGACTTGTTTGGCATGTCCCAGAATGTTGGAATGGGCTGGAAGCCTGGGGAATTGAACGGAAAACAATTTCTGATCTTGAGTACTCAAGGTGGCATACGCAATGAAGACGGCAGCCCGGCAGCACTCGGTTACCATACGGGCCACTGGGAGGTCGGCCTGCTGATGAAGGCTGCCGCAGAAGAACTGTCAAGCCGTGGAGGAATCCCGTTTGCCGGATATGTCAGCGATCCGTGTGACGGCAGATCACAGGGGACAACCGGCATGTTTGACTCGCTTCCGTACCGGAATGATGCCGCTATGGTATTTCGCAGACTGATTCGCTCGCTGCCAACGCGTAAAGGCGTGCTTGGTGTCGCCACTTGTGACAAAGGTCTTCCAGCGATGATGCTCGCGCTTGCCGGCATGCCTCAATTGCCTGGTGTAATCGTTCCCGGTGGCGTCACACTTCCGCCTACCGATGGAGAGGACGCCGGTAAAATTCAGACCATCGGTGCACGGTATGTCAACGGGGAACTTTCTCTGGAAATGGCGTCCGATTTAGGATGCCGAGCTTGTGCTACACCGGGAGGAGGCTGTCAGTTTCTGGGTACCGCGGCTACAGCCCAGGTTGTAGCAGAGGCATTGGGTATGACAGTGCCACATGCCGCGCTTGCACCTTCCGGGCAGCCCATCTGGTTTGAAATGGCGCGCCAATCGTCACGTGCACTCATCCATATGGAGTCTCAGGGGATGAGGATGGCGGACATTGTCACGGATGCATCCATTCGTAATGCAATGACCGTGCATGCTGCGTTTGGCGGATCGACCAATCTGCTTCTTCACATACCGGCGATAGCCCATGCGGCTGGTTTAACCGTGCCTACGGTACAGGACTGGATACAGGTCAACAAGAATGTTCCAAGACTGGTTAGTGCCCTGCCAAACGGACCGATCTTTTATCCGACTATTCGCGTCTTTCAGGCCGGAGGTGTACCAGAGGTCATGCTTCACCTCAGACAACTTGGTCTGTTGGATGAGTCTGTACCAACGGTTACAGGTACGTCATTGGGGCAGGTGCTGGATTGGTGGGAATCGTCGGAGCGCCGTCATCTCATGCGGAAGCAGTTGAAAGAGCAGGACGGCATTGATCCGGACAGTGTCATCATGAGTGTAGATCACGCCCAGCGACTTGGCATCTCTTCGACCGTAACATTTCCAACCGGGAATATCGCTCCGGAAGGTTCTGTCATCAAATCCACCTCTATTGATCCTGCTGTGCTGGATGAAAATGGTGTGTACCGTCATCGTGGCAGAGCCAAGGTATTTACCACTGAACGTGAGGCGATCCATGCGATTAAAACTGGGGGTATTCTGGCTGGAGATGTCGTTGTGCTTCTTGGGCGAGGTCCATCGGGAACCGGAATGGAGGAGACGTACCAGCTTACATCTGCGCTTAAACATTTGCCTTTTGGCAAATACGTGTCATTGATTACGGATGCCCGCTTCTCCGGTGTTTCCACCGGAGCGTGTATTGGTCATGTTGGCCCCGAAGCGCTGGCAGGCGGACCGATTGGCAAGCTGCGGAACGGAGACCTGATTGACATCGCGGTGGATCGTAACACGCTGGAAGGCAGCATTAACTTTATCGGAGAAGGAGAGATCGAGGTTTCTCCAGAAGAAGGTGCTGTCATTCTGGCACAAAGGACCTTCCATCCGGATATGAGACCTGATGAAGCTTTGCCGGATGATACAAAGCTCTGGGCTGCATTGCAATCGGTCAGTGGTGGAACATGGAGAGGGAATGTATATGATGTAGAGCGTATTATAACTGCTCTGGAAGCCGGCAAAAAAGCGCTGGGCTGGTACTGA
- a CDS encoding helix-turn-helix domain-containing protein: MTKLSDAVYLGRLPDVRMSFQLLGLHARKVDSSWTYPSHEHSMYEVHWMMDGQMNMVVNGQSYRQSVGDLLFIRPGMTHSCTGAGPEGFTYFSVHFSIHDTSFCRELNRCKDIYYPANSNLALGLSSSLSTLYGLATEHLSSSLSSSKQMKVHAAVFELLGSLVGQLSQQASVTLSRKETIAHQIAEHIEDSVRYIHLHGEIQESDRTWIQDIAKSLSISPSQVNRIFRQVYGIAPRKFLSETLLNEAQRLLKQTDLNIDHIAMMLGYKTNAHFSRQFKRWTGIAPSEFRSHSQQAGEANNADD, translated from the coding sequence GTGACCAAGCTTTCGGATGCTGTGTATTTAGGTCGTCTGCCCGATGTTCGCATGTCTTTTCAATTATTGGGGCTCCATGCAAGAAAAGTAGATTCCAGCTGGACTTATCCGTCTCACGAACATTCAATGTATGAAGTCCACTGGATGATGGACGGGCAGATGAACATGGTTGTCAACGGGCAGTCTTACCGTCAGTCGGTTGGCGACCTTCTGTTCATCCGGCCTGGTATGACCCACTCTTGCACGGGAGCCGGACCGGAGGGATTCACTTATTTTTCCGTCCATTTCAGCATACACGATACATCCTTTTGCAGAGAACTTAACCGTTGCAAAGACATCTATTATCCGGCAAATTCGAATTTGGCTCTGGGGCTCTCTTCTTCCCTGTCTACCTTGTATGGTCTGGCTACAGAGCATTTGTCTAGCTCGCTATCTTCCTCCAAACAAATGAAGGTACATGCCGCTGTGTTTGAACTGCTTGGTTCCCTGGTCGGCCAGTTATCTCAGCAAGCATCCGTTACGTTGTCTAGAAAAGAAACCATTGCCCATCAGATTGCTGAGCACATTGAGGATTCGGTAAGATATATCCATCTTCACGGGGAAATTCAGGAGAGCGATCGAACTTGGATTCAGGATATTGCCAAGTCGCTGAGCATTAGCCCGTCACAGGTTAATCGTATTTTTCGGCAGGTGTACGGTATCGCTCCGCGTAAGTTTCTATCCGAAACCCTTCTGAACGAAGCGCAGCGTTTGTTAAAGCAAACCGACCTGAACATAGACCATATTGCGATGATGCTGGGGTATAAGACTAATGCGCATTTCAGTCGCCAGTTCAAGCGGTGGACAGGTATCGCGCCAAGTGAATTTCGCAGTCATTCGCAGCAGGCCGGAGAAGCCAACAATGCGGATGACTAA
- a CDS encoding fumarylacetoacetate hydrolase family protein — translation MRIIRFLDGQQKWLAAVTDDEQAYRLPQADFMTLIYQARKQGVSPVQLVESAFKPLNKLTDDWTSLHLITPLEAPEVWAAGVTYQRSREARNYEATEGKLDAKTFYDKVYDAERPEIFFKSTAARTVGPNEAVTLRSDSNWQIPEPELGLVLAADGSIVGYIVGNDMSCRDIEGENPLYLPQAKMWRNSCSIGPAIRLAETVQNPYAFNIVCEIYREGEVVVKSEASTSELNRKLDELVSFLARDNDLFDGTVLLTGTSIVPPNDFTLAPGDRIEISISDIGTLINPVISH, via the coding sequence ATGAGAATTATTCGATTTCTGGACGGACAACAGAAGTGGCTGGCAGCCGTTACGGATGATGAACAAGCGTATCGTTTGCCGCAAGCAGATTTTATGACTTTGATCTATCAAGCAAGAAAGCAGGGGGTTTCCCCAGTTCAACTTGTTGAAAGCGCTTTTAAACCATTAAACAAGTTAACTGACGATTGGACTTCATTGCATCTAATCACTCCATTGGAAGCTCCGGAAGTATGGGCGGCGGGTGTGACTTATCAGCGCAGCCGGGAAGCGCGAAATTACGAAGCAACGGAAGGCAAGCTGGATGCAAAGACCTTTTACGATAAAGTTTACGATGCCGAAAGACCGGAGATCTTTTTTAAATCCACAGCAGCCCGCACCGTCGGACCCAATGAGGCTGTCACACTTCGTAGCGATTCCAATTGGCAGATCCCGGAGCCTGAGCTGGGGTTGGTGCTTGCCGCGGATGGCAGCATTGTGGGATACATCGTTGGCAATGACATGAGCTGCCGCGATATTGAAGGGGAAAACCCGCTGTATCTGCCACAAGCAAAAATGTGGCGCAATTCTTGCTCCATAGGGCCAGCCATTCGTCTGGCGGAAACGGTGCAGAATCCATATGCGTTCAACATCGTCTGCGAAATATATCGCGAAGGTGAAGTAGTTGTCAAAAGCGAGGCAAGCACAAGTGAGTTAAACCGAAAACTCGATGAGCTGGTCTCTTTTCTGGCCAGAGATAACGATCTGTTTGACGGCACGGTGTTATTAACAGGTACAAGCATTGTGCCCCCTAATGATTTTACACTTGCACCAGGGGACCGCATTGAAATATCCATTAGCGATATCGGGACACTTATTAATCCAGTCATTTCACACTAA